One segment of Qingrenia yutianensis DNA contains the following:
- a CDS encoding ATP-binding protein produces MIRRIIEIDREKCNGCGLCAEACHEGAIGMVDGKAKLLRDDYCDGLGDCLPTCPTGAISFVEREAAEYDAEAVKKNMEIKKQKFHGGCPGSMARTISHEKTEDVSAEDTAKPVSQLSQWPVQIKLAPVNAPYFDGANLLIAADCTAYAYADFHRDFIKNHITLIGCPKLDMTDYSEKLTEIIKNNDIKSVKVARMSVPCCGGIENAVKTALQNSGKFIPWQVVTISTDGGILE; encoded by the coding sequence ATGATAAGACGTATCATTGAAATAGACCGTGAAAAATGCAACGGCTGCGGACTTTGCGCCGAGGCTTGCCACGAGGGCGCAATCGGAATGGTTGACGGCAAAGCGAAACTTCTCCGCGACGACTACTGCGACGGACTCGGCGACTGCCTGCCCACTTGCCCTACCGGCGCAATATCGTTTGTAGAGCGCGAGGCGGCGGAATATGATGCCGAGGCGGTTAAGAAAAATATGGAAATTAAAAAACAAAAATTTCACGGCGGTTGCCCCGGTTCAATGGCAAGAACAATTTCTCACGAAAAGACGGAGGACGTATCAGCGGAAGATACCGCAAAACCGGTATCACAGCTTTCACAGTGGCCCGTGCAGATTAAGCTTGCACCCGTGAACGCTCCGTATTTTGACGGCGCAAATCTTCTCATTGCCGCAGACTGCACCGCTTACGCATATGCGGATTTTCACAGAGATTTTATAAAAAACCATATAACGCTTATCGGCTGTCCCAAGCTTGATATGACGGATTATTCCGAAAAACTTACGGAAATTATAAAAAACAACGATATAAAAAGCGTAAAGGTTGCAAGAATGTCCGTTCCGTGCTGCGGAGGTATTGAAAATGCCGTTAAAACCGCACTTCAGAACAGCGGAAAGTTTATTCCGTGGCAGGTTGTGACAATTTCAACAGACGGCGGAATTTTGGAATAA
- the galE gene encoding UDP-glucose 4-epimerase GalE has translation MILVTGGAGFIGSHTCVELLNAGYEVVILDNFCNSKPEAVKRIEKITGKSVKLYEADMLDKDAVEKVFDENKIDAVIHFAGLKAVGESVSIPLTYYHNNITGTLILCEVMAKHNVKKIVFSSSATVYGSPKTVPIKEDFPLSTTNPYGSTKLMIENILRDLYVSDNEWSIALLRYFNPIGAHESGLLGEDPNGIPNNLVPYIAQVALGKLEVLSVFGNDYPTHDGTGVRDYIHVVDLSQGHIKALEKIMDTTGVDAYNLGTGTGYSVLDVVNAYQEASGVKINYKIAPRRPGDIAECYADPTKSKNELGWSAKLDIKKMCIDSWNFTKKNPNGL, from the coding sequence ATGATACTTGTAACAGGCGGTGCGGGATTTATCGGCAGTCATACCTGCGTTGAGCTTTTAAACGCGGGATATGAAGTTGTTATTCTCGATAATTTCTGCAATTCAAAACCCGAGGCAGTTAAAAGAATTGAAAAAATCACAGGCAAGAGCGTTAAGCTTTACGAAGCGGATATGCTCGACAAAGACGCGGTTGAAAAGGTTTTTGACGAAAACAAAATCGATGCGGTTATTCACTTTGCGGGACTTAAAGCAGTAGGCGAATCGGTTTCAATTCCGCTTACATATTATCACAACAACATAACGGGTACTCTTATTCTCTGCGAGGTTATGGCAAAACACAACGTCAAAAAAATTGTGTTCTCGTCGTCGGCTACCGTTTACGGAAGCCCCAAAACCGTGCCGATTAAAGAGGATTTTCCGCTTTCGACAACCAACCCTTACGGCAGTACAAAACTTATGATTGAAAACATTCTCCGCGACCTTTATGTTTCGGACAATGAATGGTCAATCGCACTTTTGAGATATTTCAACCCCATCGGTGCGCACGAAAGCGGACTTTTGGGCGAGGACCCCAACGGTATCCCGAACAATCTCGTTCCTTATATTGCACAGGTTGCTCTCGGCAAGCTTGAAGTTTTGTCGGTGTTCGGCAACGATTATCCCACGCACGACGGCACGGGTGTAAGAGATTACATTCACGTTGTGGACTTAAGCCAGGGACACATTAAAGCACTTGAAAAAATTATGGATACAACCGGCGTTGACGCATATAACCTCGGCACAGGCACAGGTTACAGCGTTCTCGACGTTGTAAACGCATATCAGGAGGCAAGCGGTGTTAAAATCAACTACAAAATCGCTCCGCGCCGTCCCGGCGATATAGCAGAGTGCTATGCAGACCCGACAAAATCCAAAAACGAGCTTGGCTGGAGCGCAAAGCTTGACATTAAAAAAATGTGTATCGATTCGTGGAACTTTACTAAAAAAAATCCTAACGGACTTTAA